In Staphylococcus lloydii, the following proteins share a genomic window:
- a CDS encoding FtsB family cell division protein, translating to MSKKVENIGNTFTSAENKKKQQQRMRRKVVRKRVTLFGGILVAIIIILSIMLVTQMKSNDEATVERQHKEQKYQKQQDEELALKEELNNLNSKDYIEKVARDDYYLSNDGEVIFKLPGDKSKQQEKGSKQDK from the coding sequence ATGAGTAAAAAAGTTGAAAATATAGGCAATACTTTCACTTCTGCTGAAAATAAGAAGAAGCAGCAACAACGTATGAGACGTAAAGTTGTACGTAAAAGAGTTACTTTATTTGGCGGTATATTAGTCGCGATTATTATCATTCTTTCAATCATGCTTGTCACACAAATGAAAAGCAATGACGAAGCAACTGTAGAAAGACAACATAAAGAGCAAAAATATCAAAAGCAACAAGATGAAGAATTAGCATTAAAAGAAGAACTCAATAACTTAAACAGTAAAGATTATATAGAAAAAGTTGCCCGAGATGATTATTATTTGAGTAACGATGGAGAGGTAATATTTAAACTGCCGGGAGACAAGTCAAAACAGCAAGAAAAAGGATCCAAACAAGATAAATAA
- a CDS encoding RNA-binding S4 domain-containing protein yields the protein MRLDKYLKVSRLVKRRTLAKEISDQGRISVNGATAKAGTDVKVDDELIIKFGQKVITIKVTGLSEHATKENAKGMYELVKEEKISES from the coding sequence ATGAGACTAGATAAATATCTCAAAGTTTCTAGATTAGTAAAACGTCGTACTTTAGCAAAAGAAATTAGTGATCAAGGTCGCATTTCAGTTAATGGAGCTACGGCAAAAGCAGGCACAGATGTTAAAGTTGATGACGAACTGATAATTAAATTTGGTCAAAAAGTAATTACGATAAAAGTTACTGGTTTAAGTGAACATGCCACAAAAGAAAATGCTAAAGGCATGTATGAGCTAGTAAAAGAAGAGAAAATAAGTGAATCATAA
- a CDS encoding MazG nucleotide pyrophosphohydrolase domain-containing protein gives MRHKITIVGLGNYGLDELPLGIYKFLQQQTIVYTRTKEHPVINELSDLLTFYSFDDIYEANDTFEAVYEEIVQQLVSLAQEQEVVYAVPGHPRVAETTTTLLLDYAQKHADLEVEVLGGKSFIDDVFEAVAIDPNDGFTLLDATSLVAEQLNKRNHVLVTQVYSSMVAGDLKVTLMEIYQDDHEVYIVNGARGKNAQVIATPLYELDHHIDGFTNLSSVLIPKDTESEHYYSDFKYATDIIDRLVDDNDGCPWDRTQTHDSLKRYLLEESFELFEAIDNEDDWHMIEELGDILLQVLLHASIGKKEGYFDINEIVYSLVDKMIRRHPHIFGDQEAENIEDLNAIWADAKAQEGKKERVKFEKVFAQYFLKMYDKTKNMTLDEEALRRFLEQGGENDETR, from the coding sequence ATGAGACATAAAATTACGATTGTTGGACTTGGTAACTATGGTTTGGATGAATTGCCGTTAGGGATTTACAAGTTTTTACAACAACAAACGATAGTCTATACACGTACGAAAGAACATCCTGTGATTAATGAGTTATCAGATTTGCTAACATTTTATAGCTTTGATGATATATATGAAGCAAATGATACTTTCGAAGCGGTGTATGAAGAGATTGTTCAACAATTAGTCTCTTTAGCACAAGAACAAGAGGTCGTATATGCAGTTCCGGGTCACCCACGAGTAGCCGAAACAACAACTACGCTGTTATTAGATTACGCACAAAAGCACGCGGATTTAGAAGTAGAAGTTTTAGGTGGTAAAAGTTTTATTGATGATGTTTTCGAAGCCGTGGCAATAGACCCAAATGATGGTTTCACTCTACTAGATGCAACATCACTTGTGGCTGAACAATTAAATAAACGTAATCATGTGCTAGTTACTCAAGTATATAGTTCGATGGTTGCTGGTGATTTAAAGGTAACGTTAATGGAAATATATCAAGATGATCATGAAGTTTATATCGTGAATGGTGCACGCGGCAAAAATGCTCAAGTTATTGCAACGCCTCTTTATGAATTAGATCACCACATAGATGGTTTTACTAATTTATCAAGTGTGTTAATACCGAAAGATACGGAAAGTGAACATTATTACAGTGACTTTAAATATGCTACCGATATTATAGATAGACTAGTGGATGATAATGATGGTTGCCCATGGGATAGAACACAAACGCATGATTCATTAAAACGCTATTTATTAGAAGAGTCATTCGAATTATTTGAAGCGATTGATAACGAAGATGACTGGCATATGATAGAAGAGCTAGGAGACATTTTATTACAAGTACTTTTACATGCAAGTATTGGTAAAAAAGAAGGTTATTTCGATATAAATGAAATCGTTTATAGCTTAGTAGATAAAATGATTCGTAGACATCCACATATTTTCGGTGATCAAGAAGCGGAAAATATAGAAGACCTTAATGCTATATGGGCAGATGCTAAGGCACAAGAAGGCAAAAAAGAACGTGTTAAATTTGAGAAAGTATTTGCGCAATATTTCTTGAAAATGTATGATAAAACAAAAAATATGACGTTAGATGAAGAAGCGTTAAGACGCTTTTTAGAACAAGGAGGAGAAAACGATGAGACTAGATAA
- a CDS encoding polysaccharide biosynthesis protein: MKSKSTTAFNGVIVLTIALIVVKILSAIYRVPYQNVLGDSGLYAYQQIYPIVALGVILSMNAIPSALTQTFGTGRNDAKFASVLIKLQYVCIAFFLILFICAKWIAQFMGDTNLAPMISAASVSFLFFSTLGVLRGYYQSKQEMNIPAISQVVEQFVRVVIIMIAIALFAYRDWSIYAAGTLAILGSGFGFLASSLYLTLHKPFSISEKNKAIEWKKLALAIVVFAVSQLIVILWQVVDSFTVIHALTLNGLDFQQAISSKGVYDRGASFIQMGLIVTTTFCFVLIPLLTDAKNNKQIVLMNRYTNASLKITLLISTAAGIGLINLLPVLNRVFFENNSETVTLAVYMLTVICVSLIMMEMSLLQVMNQEKMIFISCIVGIIIKACLNILLIPHLQMLGASIATVASLVVTVIILHVNVKKFYQLSGLQTFILKLVGAMVLMSIAVQFVLWIIPTTGRFTGLIELLLSAMAGIIVMVGAIIWMNLFKYRELKHLPLGDKIYHLKRGKH, from the coding sequence ATGAAGTCTAAGTCTACTACGGCATTTAATGGTGTCATTGTACTGACAATAGCGTTAATCGTCGTAAAAATTTTAAGTGCTATTTATCGCGTACCGTATCAAAATGTTCTGGGTGATTCAGGTTTATATGCGTATCAACAAATATATCCAATAGTAGCATTAGGTGTAATCTTATCGATGAACGCTATACCTAGTGCACTAACCCAAACATTTGGTACTGGACGTAATGATGCCAAATTTGCTTCGGTATTAATCAAATTACAATATGTGTGCATTGCCTTTTTCTTAATATTATTTATATGTGCAAAATGGATAGCACAATTTATGGGTGATACAAATTTAGCACCAATGATTAGTGCTGCAAGTGTCAGCTTTCTATTTTTTAGTACATTAGGTGTGTTAAGAGGCTACTATCAAAGTAAGCAAGAAATGAATATTCCTGCGATTTCACAAGTAGTAGAACAATTTGTGCGTGTTGTAATCATTATGATAGCCATTGCTTTGTTTGCATATCGAGATTGGTCGATTTATGCAGCTGGCACATTAGCTATTCTCGGTTCAGGATTTGGATTTTTAGCTTCTAGCCTTTACCTAACGTTGCATAAACCTTTTAGCATTTCGGAAAAGAATAAGGCAATAGAATGGAAAAAGTTAGCACTGGCAATAGTCGTCTTTGCTGTCAGTCAGCTTATTGTTATTTTATGGCAAGTCGTCGATAGTTTTACGGTTATTCATGCCCTTACATTGAATGGACTAGACTTTCAACAGGCGATTTCTAGTAAAGGTGTCTATGATAGAGGCGCATCATTTATTCAAATGGGTTTAATCGTTACGACTACATTTTGTTTCGTATTAATTCCGTTACTGACAGATGCTAAAAATAATAAACAAATTGTATTGATGAATCGTTATACTAACGCTTCATTAAAAATAACATTGCTTATTAGTACTGCAGCAGGTATAGGTCTAATTAACTTATTGCCGGTATTAAACAGAGTGTTTTTTGAAAATAATAGCGAGACGGTCACGCTTGCGGTATACATGTTAACGGTAATTTGTGTGTCTTTAATTATGATGGAAATGTCATTATTACAAGTAATGAATCAAGAAAAAATGATTTTTATTAGTTGTATTGTAGGTATAATAATTAAGGCTTGTCTCAATATTTTACTTATACCACATCTACAAATGCTGGGCGCTAGTATTGCAACGGTAGCCTCACTAGTCGTCACAGTCATAATTTTGCATGTAAATGTCAAAAAGTTTTACCAGTTATCAGGGCTACAAACGTTTATACTAAAATTGGTAGGCGCTATGGTATTAATGAGTATTGCAGTGCAATTCGTGTTGTGGATTATTCCAACTACCGGACGATTTACGGGTTTGATTGAATTATTACTTTCAGCTATGGCAGGCATTATTGTGATGGTCGGTGCTATAATATGGATGAATTTATTTAAATATAGAGAACTAAAACACCTACCACTAGGAGATAAGATTTATCATTTAAAGAGAGGTAAACATTAA
- the mfd gene encoding transcription-repair coupling factor: MKSIITDYINKDKRYQELNEVFGKDNILVTGLSAAAKATIIAEKYLESKQQLLVVTNNLYQADKLEADILQFVDANDVYKYPMQDIMTEEFSTQSPQFMSERIRTLTALSQNERGLFIVPLNGLKKWLTPVELWQSHQITLSVGEDIDVDDLLTKLVNMGYRRESVVSHIGEFSLRGGIIDIYPLIGEPVRIELFDTEIDSIRNFDVESQRSNDNMQEISITTASDYIITDDVIKHTKEKLTEAYQETRPKIDKSVRNDIKETYDSFKLFETSLFDHQVMRRLVAFMYEQPATIIDYFQNDAIVAVDEYNRIKETEETLTTEVDDFMQNLIESGKGFIGQSFLDYQNFETLLKKHPVAYFTLFTATMSVKLQEIIKFSCKPVQQFYGQYDIMRSEFQRYIANDYTIVVLAETETKKERIQSMLNEMHIPTFVDVAENEIQGGRAIITEGSLSEGFELPYMQLVVVTERELFKSQQKKKRKQQKTMTNAEKIKSYQDLKVGDYVVHVHHGVGRYLGVETLEVAGVHKDYIKLQYKGTDQLFVPVDQMDQVQKYVASEDKMPKLNKLGGTEWKKTKAKVQQSVEDIADELIELYKEREMSVGYQYGPDSAEQNDFELDFPYELTPDQAKSITEIKGDMEQQKPMDRLLCGDVGYGKTEVAVRAAFKAVLEGKQVAFLVPTTILAQQHYETLIERMQDFPIDIELISRFRTTKEIKEVKEGLKSGKVDIVVGTHKLLGKDIVYKDLGLLIVDEEQRFGVRHKERIKSLKTNVDVLTLTATPIPRTLHMSMLGVRDLSVIETPPENRFPVQTYVLEQNSNFIKEALERELSRDGQVFYLYNKVQSIYEKREQLQMLMPDASIGVAHGQMTERDLEETMIGFINHEYDILVTTTIIETGVDVPNANTLIIEEADRFGLSQLYQLRGRVGRSSRIGYAYFLHPANKVLTETAEDRLQAIKEFTELGSGFKIAMRDLNIRGAGNLLGKQQHGFIDSVGFDLYSQMLEEAVNEKRGIAPEQNDAPEVEIELNIDAYLPAEYIQNEQAKIEIYKKLRKIENETQLMDIKDELIDRFNEYPAEVERLLDMMEVKIHALHAGVTLIKDKGKTVEIFLSEKGTEDIDGEALFKQTQPLGRAMKVGVQDGKMKVTLTKSKQWFENLKFLAKCLEESMVIKDEV; encoded by the coding sequence TTGAAATCAATAATTACAGATTATATAAATAAAGATAAACGTTATCAAGAATTAAACGAAGTATTTGGGAAAGACAATATTTTAGTTACAGGCTTGTCTGCTGCGGCAAAAGCAACGATTATTGCAGAGAAATATTTAGAAAGTAAGCAACAATTACTCGTTGTTACGAATAATTTATATCAAGCAGATAAACTAGAAGCGGATATATTACAATTTGTAGATGCGAATGATGTTTATAAATATCCGATGCAAGATATTATGACGGAAGAATTTTCTACGCAAAGCCCTCAATTTATGAGTGAACGTATACGTACATTAACGGCACTATCTCAAAATGAGAGAGGCTTATTTATCGTGCCGTTAAATGGCTTGAAAAAATGGTTAACGCCTGTCGAATTATGGCAATCTCATCAAATTACTTTGTCTGTAGGTGAAGACATAGATGTAGATGACTTACTAACTAAATTAGTCAATATGGGCTATAGACGCGAAAGCGTTGTGTCGCATATCGGTGAATTTTCATTACGTGGTGGCATTATTGATATTTATCCATTAATAGGCGAACCAGTAAGAATTGAATTGTTTGATACTGAAATCGATTCTATTAGAAATTTTGATGTGGAATCACAAAGATCTAACGATAATATGCAAGAAATTAGTATTACGACAGCTAGTGATTATATTATTACAGACGATGTTATTAAACATACAAAGGAAAAACTTACTGAAGCATATCAAGAAACGCGTCCGAAAATTGATAAATCCGTACGTAATGATATTAAAGAAACATACGATAGCTTTAAACTATTTGAAACATCATTATTTGACCATCAAGTAATGAGAAGATTAGTTGCGTTTATGTATGAACAACCTGCAACAATAATAGATTACTTCCAAAACGATGCCATCGTAGCAGTAGATGAATATAATAGAATTAAAGAAACTGAAGAAACTTTAACGACTGAAGTCGATGACTTTATGCAAAACTTAATCGAAAGCGGTAAGGGATTTATCGGTCAAAGTTTCCTAGATTATCAAAATTTTGAAACATTGCTAAAAAAACATCCAGTTGCATATTTCACATTATTTACGGCAACAATGTCAGTGAAACTGCAAGAAATCATTAAATTCTCTTGTAAACCAGTGCAACAATTTTACGGACAATACGATATTATGCGTTCAGAATTTCAACGTTATATTGCTAATGACTATACGATAGTCGTTTTAGCTGAAACGGAAACAAAAAAAGAACGTATTCAATCTATGTTGAATGAAATGCATATTCCAACGTTCGTGGATGTTGCAGAAAACGAAATTCAGGGCGGACGTGCCATTATTACAGAAGGAAGTTTGTCTGAAGGTTTCGAACTACCATATATGCAACTTGTCGTTGTTACAGAACGAGAATTATTTAAATCACAACAAAAGAAAAAGCGCAAACAACAAAAAACAATGACGAATGCCGAAAAAATAAAATCCTATCAAGACTTAAAAGTTGGAGATTATGTCGTACACGTGCATCACGGTGTCGGTAGATATTTAGGAGTCGAAACATTAGAAGTTGCGGGCGTACACAAAGATTATATTAAGTTGCAATATAAAGGGACTGACCAGCTATTTGTACCCGTAGATCAAATGGATCAAGTCCAAAAATATGTCGCGTCCGAAGACAAGATGCCAAAGCTTAATAAATTAGGTGGCACTGAATGGAAGAAGACAAAGGCTAAAGTACAACAAAGCGTTGAGGACATTGCTGACGAATTAATAGAATTATACAAAGAGCGTGAAATGTCTGTAGGATATCAATATGGACCTGATAGTGCAGAACAAAACGACTTCGAATTAGATTTCCCATACGAATTAACACCCGATCAAGCGAAATCGATTACTGAAATTAAAGGTGATATGGAACAACAAAAACCGATGGATAGATTGCTTTGTGGTGATGTGGGTTACGGTAAAACGGAGGTCGCTGTCCGCGCAGCATTTAAGGCAGTATTAGAAGGAAAGCAAGTGGCATTCTTAGTACCGACGACGATTCTAGCGCAACAACACTACGAAACGTTAATTGAACGTATGCAAGATTTCCCTATTGATATTGAATTAATTAGCCGCTTTAGAACGACTAAAGAAATTAAAGAAGTAAAAGAAGGCTTAAAGTCAGGTAAAGTTGATATCGTAGTGGGTACTCATAAATTACTTGGTAAAGATATAGTTTATAAAGATTTAGGGTTATTAATCGTCGATGAAGAACAGCGCTTTGGTGTTAGACATAAAGAACGTATTAAATCGTTAAAAACTAATGTCGACGTACTGACATTAACTGCGACACCAATTCCAAGAACATTGCATATGAGTATGCTAGGCGTGCGTGATTTATCGGTTATTGAAACGCCGCCAGAAAATAGGTTCCCTGTACAAACTTATGTCTTAGAACAAAATTCTAATTTCATAAAAGAAGCATTAGAGCGTGAATTATCTAGAGATGGACAAGTATTTTACTTATATAATAAAGTACAGTCTATTTATGAAAAACGTGAGCAATTACAAATGTTAATGCCGGATGCTTCTATAGGTGTTGCACATGGGCAAATGACCGAACGAGATTTAGAGGAAACAATGATTGGTTTTATTAACCATGAATATGACATTCTTGTAACGACAACCATTATCGAAACAGGTGTAGATGTACCCAATGCTAACACGCTTATAATTGAAGAAGCGGATCGCTTTGGGCTTAGTCAGTTATACCAATTAAGAGGTAGAGTTGGACGTTCTAGTCGTATTGGTTATGCTTATTTCCTTCATCCAGCTAATAAAGTACTTACTGAAACGGCAGAAGATAGATTACAAGCGATAAAAGAATTTACCGAACTAGGTTCTGGTTTCAAAATAGCAATGCGTGACTTGAATATACGTGGTGCAGGTAATCTACTAGGTAAACAGCAACACGGATTTATTGACTCAGTCGGTTTCGATTTATATTCTCAAATGTTAGAAGAAGCGGTTAATGAAAAACGAGGCATCGCCCCTGAACAAAATGATGCGCCAGAAGTGGAAATAGAATTGAATATTGATGCTTATTTACCAGCAGAATACATTCAAAACGAACAAGCTAAAATAGAAATTTATAAAAAACTTAGAAAAATCGAAAATGAAACACAACTGATGGATATTAAGGATGAACTTATCGATCGTTTCAATGAATACCCAGCTGAAGTGGAACGTCTGTTAGATATGATGGAAGTCAAAATACATGCTTTACATGCAGGTGTGACGTTAATTAAAGATAAAGGTAAAACAGTAGAAATTTTCCTATCTGAAAAAGGTACTGAAGACATCGATGGGGAAGCATTGTTTAAACAAACCCAACCATTAGGGCGTGCAATGAAAGTTGGCGTTCAAGATGGTAAAATGAAAGTAACATTAACCAAATCAAAACAATGGTTTGAAAATCTTAAGTTTTTAGCGAAATGCTTGGAAGAAAGTATGGTAATTAAGGATGAAGTCTAA
- the pth gene encoding aminoacyl-tRNA hydrolase yields the protein MKCIVGLGNIGKRFESTRHNIGFEVIDYILDRNNFSLDKQKFKGAYTIERLNQEKVMFIEPLTLMNLSGEAVAPLMNYYDIDVDDLIVLYDDLDLPQGEIRLRQKGSAGGHNGMKSIIKMLGTDQFKRIRIGVDRPSGGMSVPDYVLQKFSKQEMVTMEKVIEHSARAVESYIETSRFDQVMNEYNGDVN from the coding sequence ATGAAATGTATTGTTGGCCTTGGAAATATAGGTAAACGTTTCGAATCTACGCGACACAATATTGGATTTGAAGTGATAGATTATATTTTAGACCGTAACAATTTTTCTTTAGATAAGCAGAAATTTAAAGGCGCATATACGATTGAGCGTCTTAACCAAGAAAAAGTTATGTTTATAGAACCCTTAACACTGATGAATCTATCTGGCGAAGCCGTGGCACCTTTAATGAATTATTATGATATAGATGTAGATGATTTAATCGTGCTATATGATGACTTAGACTTACCTCAAGGTGAGATAAGATTAAGACAAAAAGGGAGTGCCGGTGGTCATAATGGTATGAAATCTATCATTAAAATGTTAGGCACGGATCAATTCAAAAGAATTCGTATTGGAGTGGATAGACCAAGTGGTGGTATGTCTGTTCCAGATTACGTATTACAAAAATTTTCAAAACAAGAAATGGTTACTATGGAAAAAGTTATCGAACATTCAGCTCGCGCTGTGGAATCTTATATAGAAACTTCACGTTTCGACCAAGTGATGAATGAATACAATGGTGATGTCAATTGA
- a CDS encoding 50S ribosomal protein L25/general stress protein Ctc, with protein sequence MASLKSVIRQGKQTRSDLKTLRNSGKVPAIVYGYSTKNTSVKVDEVEFIKVIREVGRNGVIELAVGSKTIKVMVSDYQFDPLKNQITHIDFLAINMSEERTVEVPVQLIGEAAGAKEGGVVEQPLFDLEVTATPDNIPESIEVDITELEVNDSISVSDLKTTGDFTIENDENDSVVTVVPPTEEPTEEEIEAMEGESATEEPEVVGEDKEDQDSENEEESEDKE encoded by the coding sequence ATGGCTTCATTAAAGTCAGTCATTCGTCAAGGGAAACAAACACGTTCAGATTTAAAAACATTAAGAAATTCTGGTAAAGTACCTGCAATCGTATACGGTTACAGTACTAAAAATACTTCAGTTAAAGTTGACGAAGTAGAATTTATTAAAGTTATCCGTGAAGTTGGACGTAACGGTGTAATCGAATTAGCTGTAGGTTCTAAAACTATTAAAGTAATGGTTTCAGACTACCAATTCGATCCACTTAAAAACCAAATCACTCATATTGACTTCTTAGCTATCAACATGAGTGAAGAACGTACTGTTGAAGTACCAGTTCAATTAATCGGTGAAGCTGCAGGAGCTAAAGAAGGTGGCGTTGTTGAACAACCACTATTCGACCTAGAAGTAACTGCTACGCCTGACAACATCCCAGAATCAATCGAAGTAGACATTACTGAATTAGAAGTAAATGACAGTATCTCAGTAAGTGATCTTAAAACTACTGGTGACTTCACAATCGAAAACGACGAAAACGATTCAGTCGTAACTGTAGTTCCTCCAACTGAAGAACCTACAGAAGAAGAAATCGAAGCAATGGAAGGCGAATCAGCTACTGAAGAACCTGAAGTTGTTGGTGAAGACAAAGAAGATCAAGACAGCGAAAACGAAGAAGAGTCAGAAGACAAAGAATAA
- a CDS encoding ribose-phosphate diphosphokinase has product MLNNEYKNSALKIFSLKGNEPLAQQVADSVGIELGKCSVKRFSDGEIQINIEESIRGCDVFIIQPTSNPVNLHLMELLIMIDACKRASASTINIVVPYYGYARQDRKARSREPITAKLVANLIETAGADRMIALDLHAPQIQGFFDIPIDHLMGVPILADYFQNEADINPEECVVVSPDHGGVTRARKLADILKTPIAIIDKRRPKPNVAEVMNIVGEIDGRTAIIIDDIIDTAGTITLAAQALKDKGAKEVYACCTHPVLSGPARERIENSAIKELVVTNSIQLEDSRKPKNTKELSVAGLLAQAIIRVYERESVSVLFD; this is encoded by the coding sequence ATGTTAAACAATGAATATAAAAATTCTGCTTTAAAAATATTTTCTTTAAAGGGTAATGAACCTTTAGCTCAACAAGTAGCAGATAGCGTGGGTATTGAACTAGGAAAATGTTCTGTTAAACGTTTTAGCGATGGAGAAATTCAAATCAATATTGAAGAAAGTATACGTGGTTGTGACGTCTTTATTATCCAACCAACTTCTAATCCAGTTAACTTACACTTAATGGAATTATTAATTATGATCGATGCATGTAAACGTGCTTCAGCTTCGACGATAAATATTGTAGTTCCATATTATGGATATGCTAGACAAGATAGAAAAGCACGTAGCCGTGAACCAATTACTGCAAAATTAGTTGCTAACTTAATCGAAACAGCTGGTGCCGATCGCATGATAGCTTTAGATTTACATGCGCCACAAATTCAAGGCTTTTTCGACATTCCTATCGACCATTTAATGGGTGTGCCAATCTTAGCTGATTACTTCCAAAATGAAGCAGATATTAATCCAGAGGAATGTGTTGTCGTTTCACCAGACCATGGTGGTGTGACTAGAGCACGTAAATTAGCAGATATATTAAAAACTCCAATTGCAATCATTGATAAGCGTAGACCAAAACCAAATGTTGCAGAGGTAATGAACATTGTTGGTGAAATTGACGGACGCACAGCAATTATTATAGATGACATCATTGATACTGCAGGAACAATTACATTAGCTGCACAGGCATTAAAAGATAAAGGTGCAAAAGAAGTTTATGCTTGTTGTACGCACCCAGTATTATCGGGTCCTGCCAGAGAGCGTATCGAAAATTCAGCAATTAAAGAGTTAGTTGTTACTAATTCTATTCAACTCGAAGATAGTCGCAAACCTAAAAACACTAAAGAATTGTCAGTAGCAGGCTTGTTAGCTCAAGCAATTATTCGTGTCTACGAGCGTGAATCAGTTAGTGTGCTGTTTGACTAA